CGACACGTGGATaagttttttgaaattaatttttttaaataaaattaaaaattaaaaaattaaaaaaattaaaaaagataaaaaaaaatcagggGTTGTCATGtgccatgaatttttttaaaattaaaatttaaaaaaaaaaattaaaaaattaaaaaagttaaaaaaattaaaaaaattaaaaaaattaaaaaattaaaaaattaaaaaattaaaaaattaaaaaaataaaaaaaccaggAACTGACATGTGTCATGTACTTTTCAAAaccgttaactatttaaacacggttagtaaaaaaatcaaattgaccaaaatttgacgaaaatgaagaTCCAATTGAAcgcaaaataaaaatgagaactaaattaaataaaaacaatgaaaatagaGACAAAATGTATATTTCAGCctaattaattcattattttgaaatatttcatgactatattaagatatttttttgttatttgaatGTGAGGGactatattacatatataatttaattttgtttaccattaaaaaataatctaaaatatttagatattttggGCAGTCATAAAAATGACTGTAGTAGAAATAAATTACTCATCCATATGCTCTTCATGTAATAAATCACAACaaacttaataattaattaaagtaaaattaaaatgctGGTTATTCCACATTTAGTGcatacttattttaaatttattttattatttaactgaaaatttaattcaaaataaactgAACTTCTACCATTAATGTACACTTAAGTTTTCAGTTAAATAACGTTATAAATAATTACTCATAACTAAAACGTTTAAATAATTGTCCGGTTATACCTTTTAATTGTGAGAAAGTAAtgagtattttaaatttaatttaactgattattaaattataatcatTTGTCTCTAAGAATGACATGTTAAACGAGACTGTAGTAAGCTTCTCTTTTAATGATTAGGTATgagaaaaatatatgtataagtAACGAGTAAGAGTGTTTAATTACCTTTCATGTAATAGGTATGAGTTTAATGTTTTTTTGACATCTCATCATACCCATTAACAACTAATATATGAAActgaaattatattataaaagattaaattggaaATTTTGTATGATATTGCTAACTAGTGTCTTTATATACCGAtcaatgataattaatatatattaaattctataaaaatatataattaagtgtgatattaaattaaatatgtgttatttcaattttattttatttaaaagataaaaatatctataattattatacatatatgtctaatattttatttaaagttttaatattgttaaaagttaaacataattaaacattttaaattaagagaaaaacaaaaaaattaaatatctaaaaagtttaaaaataaaattagtagagattttttttctttttataaatactttaaaaattcCAAATTCTTTCATTTACATTAGAAGGTTATcgtctaaaattttaaaaagacaattttgtttttataaatttttttatacatttatattattttaattataattaatatacttAACTATTcctaaaaataatgaaactgcatttattattctttatcgAGTGCTTTTAAGATACCTgttaacatttttcattttttattatagtacaccttatttatatttaacttttaaaaggaccaaatttatattaaaatttatttaggtGAGAAGACTAACGCTATCCATACCAATCATTGTCATCCTactaaagatatattttgttacgagatttgtttaataaatattaaataaatagttgatttagtataataaatattgagatgttttattttgatgtaataaaataaaattacaatctTATTATAAAAGctctaattttattaattttgtaccaattttgttaataattaaaataactaaacatCTTTAATGATAATCAAGTGTATTTAttacatacaaaattaattttgtaagaagatcaattaattaactatttgatgtttatttaatattaattatatattgacgtcagttttctttttaataaatgcATTAACAATCACTACAAATTAAACATGTCTTTTATAGTAATTATTAATAGAATTCAGACACAATcagaattatatataattaagaatgtaattttgtttgaaatatattaattttttaccttaataaatgaagtatttacccaaatgttttatataattattgatatattcagctatatatatattgtaggagagagataaaaagtaaaaaataaaataaaaatctaaatttcaAAGGTGGGGTAACAAGTTCCAACAACCTTCAACAGCCTATGGTAGAGACGGCGTTGAAGTCAAACAAACCCTTCTCTCTGTTACAAATTCCAggtcttctttctttttcccttACCTTCTACTcattaatcattatatatacACATTTCTCTCTCTTTTGCATAAGTTCTAGAAAGATCCATTCCAATCCCAAATGGACGGTGCGCCACCATCCGCCGctgccgccgccgccgccgcagGAGGACCGGCGCCGTTTCTTCTGAAGACCTACGACATGGTGGACGATCCCTCCACCAACGACATCGTTTCGTGGAGCTCATGCAACGCCAGCTTCGTCGTGTGGAATCCGCCGGAGTTCGCTCGCCTTCTTCTCCCGACCTATTTCAAGCACAACAACTTTTCCAGCTTCATCCGCCAGCTCAATACCTACGTGAGTTTCTTCGATTTCTGCTGCTGCCTCTGTTTTTTTCTTCCGATTGATCATGCGCTTGCTTTGTTTTTATCTTGATTGTAATTCCTTTTTTATTACTGCTTCTAGTTTAATTGTTTGATGCATTTAATGTTTGCTCAATTTGATTGTCCCCTTGTTAAAACTTATAGCCTGATTTGACGAATTGTTTTAGTCGTTGCTGTTGGATATTAGCGCTGTGCTGAATTGGAATGTTGCTTGTTTATTGTGAATGATGATGATGTGAGATTGAGAAAATGTATTGTAAGATAGAGAGAGCTTCAATTTGGATCCGATCGAGCCTATCTGGAGATGTAAGTCGAAGGAATGTTATATGCTCCTACTGAATGAGATATAAAATGCATTTAGTACTTGCCATGTAAAGCATGTACGAGGATATTGTTGGAGGGTTAGAATTGTTCACAAGTTATTTAGGGTTAGAGACTGTAAAGCTTGAAAGACAGGGAAAGGTGTAGGATAGCTTTTTCTTTTCTGGTGTGAATTGTGGTATAGGGCACAGCATTCATTCAGGAAGGTGATAAAAAGAATCTTCTTCAGTACCTTGGGGTATCCCTTGCTCAAATAACTGCCAGAAAACTTAGGCCCTCTGCAGGAGGTATAAAACGGTTTcaatatatatactattttccCTTGTTTCTtcaaaaaagaatttaatacCACCTAAGTTTCAGTAGCATGATTGGTTTGACAGTTTCCATGTATTGTCTTTTCAGAGTTTTAGGAGTTTTGTAAACCATTGGGAGTTTGAGTATTGTGTGAattgtgataaaaatatttcagttgAATTACTTATcatcaaataactaaaaaaatcatgttaGAGCAAGTTTGGTTGTTTTCGTGAAGAGGACATGTTACGCATGCTACCTTTAAATTCTCTTCCTCCCTCATAAATGCTCTTTATCCAGAAAAGGATGTCTAACGGAAGTTCATATCAGTTCAATATGACtacaataataagaaatataaaacgtttttgaaaaaatatatatgcttTTCTTTTGGTCCTCCAAAACTGAATTTAGTAAACCCAACTTTCAAGTTTCCATATCTTGTTTTTACAGAGTGATATTTGTTAATGTTATATGTTCTGGAAACCATTGGAAATTTCAGGGCAACGACTATTTTGTGAATTGTGGTAAAAATATATGATCTGTTTCAGTGGAATTACTTATCATCAGATAGCCAAACTTGAAAAATTCATTCTTGAGCATGTTTGGTTGTTTTCACGTAGAGGATATATTACACTACCTCCGAAAGAGATGGGTGATGGAGATGCATATCAGTTCAAAGAATTttatataatagaaaattataaagatgtttcaaaacatatatatatatatatacttttctgTTGGTTCTCCAAAGATGAATTTAATATCAGCCAAGTTTCATGGGTCACTGGATTGGTTTGTCAGTTTTCCTATGTTGCTTTCCCGAGTGATTATGTTATATGTTTCGGGAACCATTGGGAATTTGTGCTTTCAGAGTGATTATGTTATATGTTTCGGGAGCCATGCTGTAAATCATCATTTCCATACAAGCTTATGCTACCATGAAGCTACTGCTTACTTGTTTAGCTACTATTTTTGTGCTTGTAGTTGAATGAATTAGTTTCTTTATGGATAGACTCACAAAGGGACACTTGGTCGTTAGTTTTCTGTCTTCGGGAATACTGTGGCGCCCTTCTAAAAGGCTCTATTTTTCATTCTGTTAGCTATGACGATTTTGTAAGTTCATTCAGGTTCCATTTTTTAAGAGATCCATGATATTCTGTGGCTCTGTGCTATTATGGACAGTACTCAATTTCAACTTTGAATGTAATCAAACTCTAGAAAGTGTTACTTTCTCTTGCTAGAATTGCTTTTTGTTTCCTAAATCCCTATTTTGTGTGAAGCTAGTAGTACCTGTGTTACCGTGCTTGATTTTTTCTATTGGTTGCCTTGGGGATGTAGTCCTCAGAAATTTTCCATGTATTGTTCACCCTAACCATAATTTCGGTTCTTTAATACTACTTTCCCTTTATGTTCTAAGCAACTCAAATACTTCGTATTTAgaggttttcttttttgtaaagaTTATCATTTAAGGatttaacaataaattattcaaagaaaattttagATCTTATTGCTAGgacaataaattattgtttatgtgcatttatttttcttaatatataatatgtttccTAGCTTTTAAAAAACCattttttggttatttttgtttggtttattgACACTGCTCTGTAATCAGGGTTTCCGAAAAATACACCCAGAGCGCTGGGAATTTGCTAATGATGAGTTTGTGAAAGATCAGAAGCATCTCCTTAAGAATATACATCGCAGGAAACCTATCCACAGTCATAGTCATCCTCCGGGTTCTATTGTAGATCCAGAAAGAGCAGAATTTGAGGAGGAAATTGACAAACTTTCCCGTGAGAAAACTTCTCTTGAATCCAATATTCATAACTTCAAACAACATCAGTCAACAGCAAAGCTTCAACTAGAAGATTTTCTGCAGCGGTTAGATGCTACTGAAAAGAGGCAAAAACAATTGCTGAACTTCTTTGAGAAGGCTCTTCAGAATCCTAGTTTTGTTGAACATCTTTCACGCAAAATTGAATCCATGGATTTATCGGCATATAATAAGAAGAGGCGATTGCCTCAAGCTGATCATGTTCAACCTGTTGCAGAAAGCAGCTTCGTGGACAGTCACAACAATTTTAGAATGGAATTTGGAAATATTTTCCATCAGGATTTCTCGAATAAACTCAGACTGGAATTGTCACCCGCTGTGTCAGATATGAACTTGGTATCACGTAGCACACAGAGTTCAAATGAAGATGGGGAAAGTCCACAGAAAAAACTATCTGAAGTAGAACCAAAAGGAGTGCAGACAAGAACATCTCTTACATTTGCACCTGAAACATTAGAACTTGCGGATACGGGGGCTTCTTTTACTTTTAAGATGGATACATGTTTGCCGCGAAAAGCATCAACTGCTGAGAACTCAAAACTGATCTCTTTGGAGCCAAGTGGTGAAGAAGGTGATAGTTGCCAATTAAATTTAACCCTGGCATCTTGTCCAGTGCAAGTAAACAGAAATTCATACTCAGCCAGATCGCCCCAAATTGACTGTCAAGAAATTGGCAAATTAGCAGAATCGAGATTTTTTGCCAGTGTCAAAGAATCTGAAAGTGGTGTTTCCTCAAACCAGAATCTAGCTGCTGAGGCCACCAATTTAGCTTCACCACAGGAGGCTCCAAGTAACAACCAAGTTAATCCAGCTCCTCCAGACAGGGTTAATGATGTTTTCTGGGAACAGTTTCTTACCGAAAGGCCAGGCTGTTCTGACAATAATGAAGAGGCAATATCCAACTACCGAGCAAACCCATATGATGAACAAGACGAAGGACGGTCAGTTCACGGAATATCTAGAAACATTAAGAACATGGATCAACTCACTCTTTGAGTTCATCATGCTgtctattatattattgttatatgaaATTTTCATGACTGATATacaacatttttcaaaatttactgtTGACAACAAATTGTGTCGCAAAAGGCTGAAACTATACTCTCTGGCTTGCTACCTGATGGATACAAATGTTAATTAACTGTTTGGCTATGTTGTATATTTTCAAGTCATGATTAGCTTTCAAACGTACTACTGCAAACTCAGCTCTTGATTTTTGACTTTTTCGTGGTTGAGTAGATCGAGTTTTCATTACCTAATGAAAGTTAcgataaaacttatttatttagaaactgCAATTGATATAATTGAGAAAGGTGTTTTTTAAACTGCTCAGGTACACTTGAATTATTTGGTTGAGGACAAaagttgttttaattaaatgaaaagcAAATTGATGGTTATTTGTttagtttagaaacaaattcaatttaaagataatttatatttctttatacaTGCCTTCTTGATGCAAAATTAACGTTTTGGCCTTAAATctaaagttggtttttatttcgCCCTTAAAGTATGGTTTTAGTTCTTCATTTTCtagtaaaatttgttttcatcCTTTAACttctaaaaatattacttttgtttaaaatatttggattgataatattctttttaaacaGTGATCGATTTAAGGGTTTGTTGGTTCTCGGTggtgaaaatattttaggttttggtTTAAGGTTTTTGAAGGCTAAGGTCTTGATGCATGGAGATTTAGGCTTTTGAACGTTAAGTTTTCGATGCATTGAGATTTTGATGAAGGGTGAAAGGAAGGTTGAGATCTTTTGTCTTTAGGTGGGGACTTCGGTTCTTTTGGTAAGACTTTTTGTATAGTCTCTCAATTGATTGGtattaataaatgttatattcGA
This portion of the Vigna unguiculata cultivar IT97K-499-35 chromosome 6, ASM411807v1, whole genome shotgun sequence genome encodes:
- the LOC114189060 gene encoding heat stress transcription factor A-5-like, translating into MDGAPPSAAAAAAAAGGPAPFLLKTYDMVDDPSTNDIVSWSSCNASFVVWNPPEFARLLLPTYFKHNNFSSFIRQLNTYGFRKIHPERWEFANDEFVKDQKHLLKNIHRRKPIHSHSHPPGSIVDPERAEFEEEIDKLSREKTSLESNIHNFKQHQSTAKLQLEDFLQRLDATEKRQKQLLNFFEKALQNPSFVEHLSRKIESMDLSAYNKKRRLPQADHVQPVAESSFVDSHNNFRMEFGNIFHQDFSNKLRLELSPAVSDMNLVSRSTQSSNEDGESPQKKLSEVEPKGVQTRTSLTFAPETLELADTGASFTFKMDTCLPRKASTAENSKLISLEPSGEEGDSCQLNLTLASCPVQVNRNSYSARSPQIDCQEIGKLAESRFFASVKESESGVSSNQNLAAEATNLASPQEAPSNNQVNPAPPDRVNDVFWEQFLTERPGCSDNNEEAISNYRANPYDEQDEGRSVHGISRNIKNMDQLTL